Within the Methanomassiliicoccus sp. genome, the region GTTGAGCCGCTCCATGCTCACCAGGGGGGGCGTGACCTCTCTGGCCTGGCCATCCAATATGCCCAGCGAGCCGAGGGTGTCCTTGGTCAGCCGTTCCCTGATCGGCTGGAAGGGGTGCCTGGGACCGAACTGGTACAGCATGTACTCATCTGTGTAGATGAACGCGGAATCGCCGGACATGGACCATTAACCATTGCAGGCCATCCGTCTTATAATTGTCCCGAGCGGCGTCCAGCCTATTCCTCGGTCTCTCCGCGGCACGACCGGATGATCGCCACGCTGTGAGCCCCGATACGCTCATCAAAATAAACTGAGGCCTCTATGCCGAACACCCGGCGAAGGTTGGCCGGGGTCAGGGCGTCCATGACGTCCCCGGCGGCGACGACCCGACCTTTCTGCATGAGAACGAGCTTGTCGCAGTACCTGGCGGCGAGGGCGAGGTCATGGGTTACAAAGATGACGATGAGCTTCTCCGACCGGGCCAGCCCGGTGATCAGATCCAGGATGTCGAGCTGGTGGTTGACATCGAGGTGCAGGGTCGGTTCGTCGAGAAGCATGATGCGGGGCTTCTGGGCCAAAGCCCTGGCGATGATCACCCGCTGCCGCTCTCCCCCGCTCAGCTGGTCCATAGGTCGACCGGCGAGGTGCTCGGTGTTGGTCATTTCCATTGCTTCCTGGACGATCTCCAGGTCCTGCTTGGACTCTGACTCGAAACGCTTAAGGGCGGGAGTGCGGCCCATGAGGACAATGTCCAGGGCGGTGAATGGAAAGTTGACGTTGGCGCTCTGGGGCACCGTTCCCATGCGGGTGGCGATCTCCCGTCGGGTCATGTCACGGTAATCGCGGTCGTCGATGAGTACCGTGCCTGCTTTGGGCGATAGAGAGCGGTTCAGGCACTTGAGAAGGGTGGTCTTCCCCGAGCCGTTGGGACCGAGGATACCGATGATCTCCCCCTCCTTGGCATCGAGGTCGATGGCGGTGAGCACGTCCTTGCTCCCATAGCTGAAGCCCACACCGGTGACGCTAAGCTTTACTTTACCACCCCATGGACTTCTTGCGGGCCATCAACAGGTAGATGAAGAACGGCGCTCCCAACAACGAGGTTATTATGCCCACCGGCAGCTCGGCCGGGGCGATCACAGTACGAGCCAGGGTGTCCGTCCAGATGAGGAACAACGCTCCACCGACGATGGACGCAGGCAGCAGGATGCGGTGGTCCGGTCCCACCAGGATGCGGACCACATGCGGGATTATCAGCCCGACGAAGCCGATGACTCCGGACACTGAGACTGCCATGGCGGTGACCAGCGAGGAGGCCAGCAGGAGGATCAGGCGGGTGCTGTTGACGTTGATGCCCAGGTTCCCGGCTTGTTCTTCACCGACCATCATGGCATTGAGGTCCCGGGCCAAGAGGGTGATCACCCCGCAACCCAGAATGACCGCGGGTAGCGATATTACCACTTGTTCCCAGGTCGCGTCATTGAGGCCCCCCATTAGCCAAAAGACCACTCCGGACAGTTTCTCCCCAGCGAAGTACTGCATCGCTGAGACCAAGGCGCTGAACAGCGAACCGATTGCTATGCCTGCCAGCAACAGCGTTTCCACCGGCACGTACCCGCTGCGATTCCTGGAGATGGTGTACACCAGGAATAAGGTGATGAAGGAGAAGACGAAGGCCATGGCCGGGATAGCGAAGGCCCCGCTGGCCCACGATACTCCGAGCACTATGGCCAGGGAGGCACCGAAAGCCGCACCCGACGATATGCCGATGACCGAGGGCGAGGCCATGGGGTTGCGGAACAGGCCTTGCATGGTGGCCCCGGCGACCGCTAACGAGGCTCCGACGATGGCCGCCAGGAGGATCCTCGGCAGCCGCAGGTTGATGATGACCTGCCGGTCGCGGTCCGTTCCCCCGCCCATCAGTACAGAGATTACCTGGTCGAAGGGAATGTTGATCACCCCGACGCTCAGGCATACGATGATGGTAACGAAGAGTGCCAGCAACAGCCCTACCAGGATGAGACTCCAGCGAGCCATCTTGCTCCTCTGCAGTTCAGCGATCTCGGTTGCTGACATTCGGACCCTTATTCCTCTCTGATGATATTACCCAATCTATTTATAAATTAGAATGAAAATAAGAATGGGTTTGGCTGTTCTAGGCGAACAGCTCGGGATGAAGCCACTTGGCCATCTGCTCCAGGGCATCTACGACCCGGGGGCTGGTGGTCAGGGTGGTCCCGTCGATGCGGTAGATCTTGTCGTTCGATACCGCACTCACCGAGGTGCCCAGCGTCGACTTCAGGTCATCGTTGGTCTTGGTGCTCTGGTTCTCGATGATGACGATATCCGGGTTTTCTGCAATAATGCTCTCGGCCGAGGCCTTCCAGTTCCCGGTGCCGTTGTTGAAGATGTTTACCCCGCCGGCCATGTTGATGAGGTCGTTGGACATCGTGTTGTTGCCGACCGTCTGCCCGCCCTTGCTCATCAGCTCCAAGTAGACCTTGGGCTTCTCCGCGTTGGTCAGGTTTGAGGTCTTCTGGACGATGGCGTCGATGCGAGCCTGCATATCTGAGACCATGGCGTCGGCCTTAGCCTTCTCACCGATGGCCTCGCCCATGGCGCTGATGGTGTGAAGGATGGTTGGCACATTCTTAGGGTAGAACGCAACCACGGGGATGCTGGAGTTCTCCATGTTGCCGATGAAGTTGGCATACATATTGAAGTTCCAGACGACCACTAAGTCCGGATTCTGAGCGATGATTGATTCCACGCCGATGGAGCTGACCGCGCCGAGCTTGGTGATGTTGTCGGTGCTGTTAAGAAGCCAC harbors:
- a CDS encoding ABC transporter ATP-binding protein; translated protein: MGFSYGSKDVLTAIDLDAKEGEIIGILGPNGSGKTTLLKCLNRSLSPKAGTVLIDDRDYRDMTRREIATRMGTVPQSANVNFPFTALDIVLMGRTPALKRFESESKQDLEIVQEAMEMTNTEHLAGRPMDQLSGGERQRVIIARALAQKPRIMLLDEPTLHLDVNHQLDILDLITGLARSEKLIVIFVTHDLALAARYCDKLVLMQKGRVVAAGDVMDALTPANLRRVFGIEASVYFDERIGAHSVAIIRSCRGETEE
- a CDS encoding iron chelate uptake ABC transporter family permease subunit → MSATEIAELQRSKMARWSLILVGLLLALFVTIIVCLSVGVINIPFDQVISVLMGGGTDRDRQVIINLRLPRILLAAIVGASLAVAGATMQGLFRNPMASPSVIGISSGAAFGASLAIVLGVSWASGAFAIPAMAFVFSFITLFLVYTISRNRSGYVPVETLLLAGIAIGSLFSALVSAMQYFAGEKLSGVVFWLMGGLNDATWEQVVISLPAVILGCGVITLLARDLNAMMVGEEQAGNLGINVNSTRLILLLASSLVTAMAVSVSGVIGFVGLIIPHVVRILVGPDHRILLPASIVGGALFLIWTDTLARTVIAPAELPVGIITSLLGAPFFIYLLMARKKSMGW
- a CDS encoding ABC transporter substrate-binding protein, translated to MNKRAIAVVAIIAVLVIASAAVALLYLNSGGSKGNIAGAISIVDDRGKTVNLTSAPQRIVCLGSAFTEIAFDLDAKGRVVAVDSSSEWLLNSTDNITKLGAVSSIGVESIIAQNPDLVVVWNFNMYANFIGNMENSSIPVVAFYPKNVPTILHTISAMGEAIGEKAKADAMVSDMQARIDAIVQKTSNLTNAEKPKVYLELMSKGGQTVGNNTMSNDLINMAGGVNIFNNGTGNWKASAESIIAENPDIVIIENQSTKTNDDLKSTLGTSVSAVSNDKIYRIDGTTLTTSPRVVDALEQMAKWLHPELFA